CTTCCtacttattttcttttttttcgtGTGGTTTTCGTATTTTGTCTAACTTAGTAAATACGCCCAGTCCCGTGTTTCTCATGTCACAAATCTCTGGCGACTTGCAATTTTCACATTCAAACGACGTAAAACGCAAAAAGGGgaaaaggatgaagaagaagacgacGCACATTAAGCTTTTATCGGCCcaaaatgtggagaaaaaaagttatttcttaaaaataaaataaaaagcctggCATATGAGGCTCGGTTCAGATTGATGGTAATTAATAATCTCGGTGTGCTGCAGTGGATGAAGCCAGCGGCGCGCTCACGCTAACGCGCACCAAAGCTAGATAAACACGTTGACACGTAACATCAGTGGCAACACAGCGCAAAAACAAAGAGACAACTTAATCCGTCTGCAGTTTAAACACGCTTATCTTTAAACACTACCCACGTCTGCCACAAAGGAGGAACTGCGTTGATTGTCAAATAGGcctgtatttgtttttattgtttaaaaaaaaccctccccaaaaaataaaaatgaaatagatTCAACTTTATAGATTCAACAAATGtcggaggaagagctgaagaaaaaGAGCTCCACACCCTGGAAACGTTTAAGCAAATGTAGGCGAAGCATTAGGAAATTAGGAGAGGACGTGGATCCATCGCGCAGGAGCGCCCGAGAACGCGCTCGGCTCCGCCGGAGCTCGATGCCTTCACTTCAAACCGTCTCCTGACAAAACCGTTAATTCACCCAGAAACTGGAGGTCAAGTTTCAGCAGGAGGAGCGAGGGATGAAGAAAACCGCGCAGGAACCTTCATTTCTACGcgaaacttaaaaaaaaaaaaaagagaaaactttCCAAAACTATGTGTGGTCAATCCCACCTCTCCTGATGAGATTAATACACGTCTGAAATTAATCAGAGAAGAATTAAATGAAGGGAGGGCTTTTAGAGACGCTTTTAACAGGAATTCTGTAACACAGAGGACTGAACAGGTTTTGCAGCATTGGACACTGTAAAActgtattattagtattattttttttaaattgtattcTCTCAATGACTTTTTCTACTCTCTAGGTTACAACTTCCCTGAGGTCTCCAATTATTCTAAAGTAACTCAAGTACTGAGCCTTCCCTGTTTCAATAGCTCCAGTGTATGTTTTACTTTATTTGATTAAAGTGTAACTAAATTTGTTTAAACAACTGCTATCCTGTAATGTGTTTATTGTTACTTCGGCAAAGGGAGTATAAAAAAGCAGAATCCAGACTGAGTGAATTATGGTCCCGAGGCGCCTGTGCTCGGCACCTGCAGGTTGTGGCGGGCGAATTCATCCCAGAATAACCCAGTCAACTCCCTCAAGATGATCTGCAACGAGCTTGAGCGGATCCAAACAGCAAATGCCCGGAGGTATAATCCACAAAGATCATGCTAACCTTGAGGGGAACTAACACCTATTTTTACAAGGTTATTTGAGGATATGAATAGTTCTGTTTGTGTAGCGAATCTATGCGGCAAATATCCCCGACTGCATTTGGGAGGAGCGACTGGAAGCCTCGGTCTCAACTGGGATGTGCCACATCTGGGAGCATAAGCAACATGCCTGAAACTTCCTTGTTTCCTTGAATGCCGACTTAGCGTGGATTTACCTTAAGGACCGCCACATGATCCAGTTGCCTCAATCGGCCCTCTCCACAGCAAAGCGTATGATTGTGGGGGCTTAAAAGTCATGTATTCAACCATCCCGTGAGGGGAAATCAGCACCGGCTCCTCTTACCTGTGCCTCTCAGACGCCACAGCTCTTGCCTGTCCACCTATGGTTTTCCATTTCAAAGCCCTGCGTCACCGGATGAACACAAAAACACGGTAATCCCGGTCTGACCACCAGTGCAGGCTTTCCAGAAACTATTGAGAGTAACTGGGTTGGCACAAACTTAGCCTCCTTAACCTCCATCCTAATGTTCAACCGTGCAGGAACATGCTCTTTATGGTGTCCTGATATGTTGACTGGACGGTGACAATAGTGACAACACGTGAGGCTACAACACGGAGTCGATCTTCAGGTCCAGTCAAACACCCCACCGGTGCTCTCAAGAACAtcaaggagaacatacagtatttacattcTGCTAAGTGCATGACAAATACCCTCGGGAGTTTTCTGCTTCCCATTTggtattgtttgttttttagcagGCAAAACTGGTTCCAGTAACATTCCCTCTGCAGAGAATATATGGGGAAAGATGCTTATCTGCTGGCAAGTGAGTCACACGAGGCAAGCCGAGGAGTTCTGCCACATGGTCCACATCTAAGACCAGCTCACCACCGGCGTTCTGATCGtgcagaggggaggaaaaacaaccgACAGCTGTTTGTGGTGCTAACCAGACAAATCCCCCGCATCACGCTCTGCATGCCGATGGGATGGTCGGTTCCAACGGGGCTCGGCGCAACGCACCTCTGGAATAGCAGGAGCTCCGTGGTTACTGGATTCGGCAGCAACGGGTGATAACGAGCGGGGCTTGTTTTATGGGAAGAGAAGCCATCGTGCCAACAGAGGCCATGTAAAGCAGACGGGTCAGTGCACGTGACAATTTGGTTGTACCTTGAGAAATGATGGGCTGGAGTTACTGTGGAGGCCTAAACAGGAGCGGCGTCTGTGGAGCACATGACCATGTTCCTTATGGAGCTGTTGTCGATGAGCACATCAATGAGCACATCCCCTAATTAACTAAAATTGTTTCTGATCAATATCTATAACCGGCCGGCGCTGCAATTGATGAGAGCAAGGGTTGACGGGGCCGAGAATGTCATCGACAGGTGAGGAGTTTATCGTTCCTCCCCGCCGATTGACTAAAACCCGAGTGATTCTGGAAAGTGCGTTTTACAATTTACACTCAGATTTGAGCAACGGTTCCTCCCGGATCGATTCCGAGCCGGCCTCATTTGTGGTGGTGAATGGCGCGTATTTATAAAGTCATTACACTGCCAATTGAACGTGTCCCTGTcggcgccgcgccgcgccgtgGTATCCATAACAAAGTTTGGGCTCATTACAGTTGTGGAATATTGCAATCTTGTGACGTTTCCTTTTCCTATCACGTTGTGTTAAGGCTGATGACTCTCCGCGTACAATCTTGTCCTTTCAGGAGCGGTGCCACCAAGTCTGCCCCCGCTTATCATTAACAATCTGCAAATAAACAAGACAGCATACATTACATCACTTGCAGCTCCCTGATCAATTCCAGGAATGTCTTTGAAGCTTTGCTTAATGAACCTCAACAGTATGGCTGTTGTGCGGGCACCAAGCCTCGCAACCCATGACCCCCGTGCAGCTTTTCCTCGTGGAAGACCGGGGTTAAGCAAGAATGGAAGACGTTGACCTAAAGACACGGTGGCTGCATCTTGCGACGCTGTCTTCACAAATAAAATCCCACAAACGGTTTGACAGCAGCGCCTGATGCTTTTCCACCAGCCGTCCCTCGGATCACCCACCCACGCCGGGGTGAGAGATTTTAGAGCCTGTCCAGTCACATATCCTGGCCCTTTTGATTTTGATATGCATGATCTCTGTTGATATATAAAAGAGAAGCGCTGACAAAGTTGGCTTCATCAATCAGTGGTGTCAGCTCAGACCTTTTTATAGCCTCTTCAGTTCCCTGAGAGCCCTAACCCTGTAAAAGTTTATATAGTGTATTGACCATCCTCTACTTGCTTAGCTAATGAAGCCAGCCTGGCCACAGAGACTAAATGGCTGCCGCTGTGTCAACACTGCTTCCTATTTGATGACACCTACCACTAAATTGAAATGTGCTGCTAATGGGGGTGAGTGTTTAAAGGAGAAGAATAAGGCCCAGTTATTGACACAGCCCTGGGCCCATTCAAACAACCTGAAGGCCAcgcagatcttttttttttttacatttttttaccTGGAAGATTAGAATCAGTCAGTCATATGTTGTGGCTTATCAACAGCCGGGGCAATTGTTCtcagcagtcagtcagtgacAGGCAACACAAGAGCTGGATATTCTGGCGTGGGGATTTTACACGCACGCCGCTCCTGTTCATGCACAAGATTCTGGTGTGCATTTTCTGACCTATTCTGCAGATTAATATGTTTTTTAAGCCTGATGATCAGCTTGTTGAGGGATCGGTGCGGTTCGAATGTTGCTTCTATATTTGCCAGAATCCCTTCTCAGAACAGGCTACTCCCACTACCCCCACTTTCACCCCCCTGTAGGATTTCAAGATATGTCGGTCCACGCCTGGAAACACGGAGACAGACAATTGACTGAGAATTGGTGGTCAATGTTTGTCCAAAGTGGCTGACTGGCCACGGTTCTCTAGTTTACTCGTGAATTCGTGGATAGgttaaatgacattttgggGAGCACTGGCGTGACTGCGCGCGCATTTTCTTTAACTGTATATACGTTTAATTAGCGTTTTAATGCGTAATTCTGTGTAAAATTAGCATTGCATTAAAGGTTTTCTCCAAGAACttgaaaacatatttatttatgaataaGCAATGGACTAATTGggcttaaatagaaagtaatctgattacacTGGGGCGAGAAAACGTGTAATAAGTGATAATTGTGAAGGCAGCAACGGAAAATGCACGTTCTCCTGTCCTCCGTTTGACCAGGTAACAGAGCTTCATCGCGTTGTACAGGTTCGGATGCCGAGTGCAACTAAAAtatccacacacactccaaaagAAATCACTTAAAATTGTGTCTCTCTCTTGGAGGAGACTCGTTCAGCTCCCCGAAATATATTTAAgtatttaattatatttaagTAAGTCCAAAGATTCTATCAAAATTTACGCACAGCATGAAGATGaacaaaatatcaaataaaatgaTTAGAGAGACGTTGGACCCATAATAACATGCATCGGAACAACTGTTGAGTGTTTACAGCAGCGTCATAATATTTAATGACTATATTGTGGAACGCCTCTGCCATCGTCTCATTTTTCAGGATTTTGCAGAAATCCCCGACCAGTAAAACTCCGCAAAACTGAGCCGCTCGTTGATTTAGAACTGTGAATTCGCGGAACAAGTAGCGAATTTACGCCCAATGTGATGCTCGCAACACTCAGAATGCAGCGGAACAACATCTCCCTACAACAACATCTCCCGAGCCGGCTGCGCGGCGCGCACGCACGGCTCGCTCCCTGCCGCTGCCTCGCTCCCTTCGCTGGGAACTCACGGACCGACAGATAGGCTGGCGCAACTTTCGATGTTGGCATATTCACACAACAGTGCCTGGGGTAGGGTGGTGTTTCACGGCAAAGCCCTTTTTTAGTTCCCAAACACCTTTTTATAAGTCTGAAGTCTGTCCCCTCCACCCGACCTGTTAAAACCACGCCCACGCAGCCACACAATTGGTCCGAAAGCGTCAAAGAGCCAATCAAACGGAGCGCTGCTGCTCGTAACATGCAACACATCCATACAGTCTGAAGCCCTATGGGCCACAGAGGCGCTAGGAAAATCACGGAGCTGGGACCTTACcacctcgctctctctctctctctggccgCCAACGAACTCCTTTCTCTGCACACGTCTTTctctgaaatgtgtgtgtgcgtgaaagagagaggaggactaagtgtgtgtgtgcgtgtgagggtGCAGGTCCGGAGCAAGTAAAGGCAGAGGGATTATTCGGCGCTATCGAAATATTTCAACACGTCGCCCTCGGTGTAGGACTTGAGCCAATAAGAAGGAACGCATTTTAACAGGAATGCCGACATTGTAAACAGTATCAGACAGGAAAGAATGCGCTGCAGTCAATTACAGGACTCGACTGAGCTGGTTTAATTCGACTAATGTCTGCGAGCCAGTGAGACGCGGAAAAGTGTCCGATGCGCATCAGCGTCTCCAGTGAATCCGTCTCGCAGCACTTCTGAAAAGTAATGGGGAAGATTTTCGCCTTCATTCTCAGAGACTTTTGATCAAAAGACTGTGCAGCGACGTGGGAGAGAAAGAAATTAATGGATCTTTATTTCTGAAGAGCCGGACAAGGATTTTTCCACAGGTTCATCTCATTCTTGTAGTGTCGTTTGCTACTTTCACGCAGCGCTTCACTGTCGTTTCAGAATTCTTTCGCATTCAATCAGCTGTCTACGTTTGTTGTCTGTACTTGGATGAACTTCCTGATGAGAGATCCAGTCATACAAGGATCAAGTATGGCATATCATCCGTTTATACCTCACCGGGGTCCGGAACTTGCCATGAGCGCAATGCTGGGACACCAGCCCCCGTTCTTCCCGGCTCTGGCGCTCCCTCACACCGGCTCCCTCTCCCTGCCGGGCGCGCTGGGGAAGCCGATCATGGACCAGCTGATGGGGGCTGCGGAGACCGGCCTGCACTTCTCTTCGTTAGGGCACCAGGCTGCGGCCGCCCACCTCAGGCCGCTCAAGACTCTGGAACccgaggaagaggtggaggacgaTCCCAAAGTTCACTTGGAAGCCAAAGAGCTTTGGGAACTTTTTCACAAGAAAGGCACCGAGATGGTGATCACAAAATCCGGAAGGTAAAattgatttctgtgtgtgtgtgtgtgtgtgtgtgtgtgtgtgtgtgtgtgtgtgtgtgtgtgtgtgtgtgtgtgtgtgtgtgtgtggaaaacaCTAAAATAAGATCAGATAAAAGTTTAAACCGTTTTTACGGACACTGAATGCGAactactttttttctttaaaatgtcattttgttcTCAATATAATCCACTCTGTAAAATTAACCTATTTTATAGAATAATTGCAAAACATTTGTTGTGCAAGAATCAGTTTCTGCAACCTTGGTAAACTggagaataataataatccgTGGACAAACATCgtaaacatgaaaattatataTTTAATACTTTAGTCTCCAGGCTGGATTTAAactcagttgttttttttaaataaataaagagaatatCTAGTTTAATTAATGTCAGTTGTTATGACTTTTAATAACAAGatgaaaaataagagaaaacatctctgtaaattgtaaaaattattaatatttattagcAACGTTAACGTCCAAGTTTGCACAACTTAAAcattgtttaattttttttagttATATTCCGTatattgtttgttgttttaatattaaaaaaaacttgcaTATGCTTGGTATTCTGAGCAGAAGATTCTACGTTTGCTTTTATTATTAGAAGTATTTATCTTTATCACGGTGACACCAGACTATACAAAGATGGCTGCTGTGtcggtgtgcgtgtgtgtgcatgtgtgtgtgtgtgtgtgtgtgtgtgcttttcaGAGCACTTCGACTCAAAATACCATCTGAAATCTTCTTTACTAAAGTGTTCGATTCGAATTCGAATAACGAACTTTATCGCACATTATCGAAACTGACTCGTGCTGTCCTCGTATATCGGTTCAGCAAAGGTCTCAACACATATTTATCTTGAGTGCTCTCCTGATTCTGACCTGTTGCCCCTCGTCACAGGCGGATGTTCCCCCCGTTCAAAGTGAGGTGCACTGGTCTGGACAAGAAGGCCAAGTACATTCTCTTGATGGATATAGTTGCAGCCGACGACTGCAGATATAAATTTCACAACTCCCGCTGGATGGTGGCGGGGAAGGCAGACCCCGAAATGCCAAAGAGGATGTACATTCACCCGGACAGTCCAGCTACTGGGGAACAGTGGATGTCAAAAGTCGTTAATTTTCACAAGCTCAAGCTGACGAATAACATCTCCGACAAGCATGGATTTGTAAGTTCAACTAATGTATGTCAATTTTCCTATTTACCACCTTACATACGTTTTATTGATGTGCACGTTAGTGTTTCATATAAATGGAGATGTAGTTGTTGTGTTCAAAGattgtttgatttaaaaactgataaatGAAATGTGATAATTACACATTGTCTTATCTTGCTGCTTAAATGTTTgtagaggaaaaagaaaacacagttaGTCAAATGATTTCAATTAATCCTCCAACACAACAATTACTTGATTCCTCGAGACTGATTTATATTTTAATCTATTGTGCAGAATCGCAGCCACAATTAGACTTGGTGTCTTCTCGTTTGTTTTTTACAGACCATTCTTAACTCGATGCACAAATATCAACCACGCTTTCACATTGTGCGAGCCAACGACATTCTCAAACTCCCGTACAGCACCTTCAGGACTTACGTTTTCCCTGAAACGGATTTTATCGCCGTGACCGCCTACCAAAATGACAAGGTAAGCGCCTTTACGCACGCTGCTCGCTAGCTTATCTTAGAAATATCTCCTCAAGTAGCCTGAAAATGTGCCCCTCTCTGCCGTCAGACGCGTGCTTTCCTCTCTAGGCTTCACTGGCCGCACCATTTTGTCGTCATAAAATATGAAAGACGTCATATTTGTTTGAACCGCCGAGGGTGGAGGGCGCAATGTTGCGGCTAAGTGCTATATTCAGCAGCCGGAGGAACATGTTAATTCTAGGGAATGTTATACAGATTGTCTTCCTTTTATTTAATCACGTGGAAGGGAtttggtgcagacccagactcttTATTTCGCCCAATGTGAATGAAAGAGAggcggggagagggagagagagagagagaaggagaggagagagacattGTGCGCATGAATGGAGATATAGAAGAAAACTGTTGGGGCGTTGGGTCATGCCAGCCTGTGCTTCATGCTAACATTTTATTCTCTGTAATACATTATAGCCGTGAACAACATCTTATCAGCTATTTACTATCGCAGCTAAAATGTGGTCACGCCCTCTCTCAGCCCCTCATAACGCTCCCAAATGAAGTGTTGCCGGATTAAAATTCTGCAACTGGTTTACGCAAATGCGTTTTATTTTAGCTTCCATGCCCTCTGTTGTGCTCATGTGGTGGCGGAAAGCTAAGcatggtgtttgtttttaaatccccTTAACCAGAGCTTCTGGGCATGTTGAGCACCTGTGGCAGAGCGGGCCACGATTTCAACGCGTTTCATACCTTCTTTCCAGTTACTGATTTAGACTCCTCAATGTGTAACTAGCAGACAGTGATTAGTTCCACACGTGGGCTCTAATTTGCATGGATTGTTACGGAAATGATAGAGGCTAATGTGTCATGTGAACATTATTTTAAACGTTTCAGATAACCCAACTGAAAATAGACCACAACCCGTTTGCAAAAGGATTCCGTGACACGGGCAATGGAAGACGGGAAAAAAggtgagagagaaggaaaataaaagcccaAAAATGTTCGTGGGGGTGGATTTTACGACTACACGTGAAGACAGATTTTAATGGCTTGGACTTTGCGTCTGCTTGTTCAGATCCAGGGGAACGGAACTTGTTTGTGATTACATATTAGTGTATTAATTAATGATTATCAGGCCGTTAAACGTATCGTTGCATTTCTGATGTGTGCTCTCAATCGGCGTTCACGTGTCGTGGGTTCTGACACTTGTGGCCGCCGGCTTCAGTAACGCGCTGTACTTTCACGCCACAGGAAACAACTGGCTCTGCAGTCCATGCGCTCCTacgaggagcagcagaaaaaagaGAACGGCGCGTCAGACGACTCCTCTGGAGAGCAGGCTCCCTTTAAATGTTTCGGCCAGGCCTCGTCCCCTGCCGTGTCTACCGTGGGCCCCCCACACCTGAAAGGTATGGCCGGCAGACCACACATGAACTCACGTCTGTGCGACATTTTACAGTAACAGTCTGAAATTTAAACTATGTTCATACACCGTGCGTACGTCAATCTGTAGTGGATTATAATTTGAGCTCACTCTTGACCTGGCAGATTATTGTGACAGCGATGAGGACAGTGATGATGAAAGCAAAGATGGACACCTCAAAGACGGCCCGGACTCCAGCAAGATTTCCACGACAACGGAGGACGGGAAGGACCATGAGGCGAGCCCAGCAAAGGCTCACTCGTTCCCGAAAAGTGACGCCGCCAGCAGGAACCGCGACAGTGGTCCCAGGACTGAAAAAAGCCAGGCGGATTCACGACAGAGCCCCATCACCGTCATCTCCAGCACCACCCGCTCCGGAGAAGACCTGAAGAGCCCGAGCCTGGACCAGCCCAAATCGGACGAGTGCAGGCCGATAAGCAAAGACAGTTTCATGCCTTTGACGGTTCAGACTGACAGCCCGCACATTGGCCACGGCCACTTGCATAACTTTGGATTTCCCACGGGTCTCACAGGACAGCAGTTTTTCAATCACCTCGGGAGCGCGCACCCGTTCCTCCTGCACCCCTCTCAGTTCAATGTGGGGGGCGCCTTCTCAAATATGGCCGCGGGCATGGGGCCATTATTGGCAGCGGTGTCCACGGGAGGGGTGAGCACCATGGACACAGCCAGCATGACTTCACCGCCGCAAAGCCTGACGGGAGCACCAGGCCTGCCCTTTCATCTGCAGCAACATGTCTTGGCATCACAGGTAATGCTCTTTGCTTTTTTGATGGGTTTCTTTTACGGGACTACGTCATATAGTATGAAAATATTGCCATTATTTCGAGTATCAGTACAGATGAGGGCTGCTCCCTGTGCGTAAAATAGGCTTAAATCCGCTGTTTTCACTGCTGTTGGCATAATAATGTTTTAAAtcttatgagtgtgtgtgggtgtgtgtgtgcgtgcgtgcgtgtgtgtgggtgtgtgtgtgagagagagaattcTTGCCACTACTGTTGATGAAGTCGGTTTGAATCGCGGCGCAGAGCGTTTTTCATCAGACTGACGTTGTTGTTATAGATTTGGAAAACAACCCAAAAGCTAAACTTTGCAAAGGTGTGAGAAGTTGTGTTGATATAAGCTCTTTAAGACTGTTTAAGAACAACAGAGTATTAGCATGACTCGGTCACGCAGGGAGGAGAAAGTGCTCTGTTAATAATCGGCCTATAATCGATTTATCGTATCCCAGTCGCGCTGCAAATTCTAAAACAAAACGAGGCTGCAGAAGGAAAGTTTGGATGAAAAAGAAAGttattttaaaagtttaaaatgaCAGTTGTTGCCCGCGTCATTGGGTTGTGTGGATGTTCATTATAATACGCATCGATTCACTTTCGTTTCTCTTGTGCTCGGTTCGATTATCCAGTCCCCTAATCTGCCGACCTGGCccttattcttcttcttccttctcagGGCATCGCCATGTCGCCCTTTGGTGGTCTGTTTCCGTATCCCTACACGTACATGGCGGCAGCCGCGGCGGCTTCTTCGGCGGCTTCGTCGTCGGTGCACCGGCATCCCTTCTTAAACGCAGTGCGTCCCCGACTCAGGTACAGCCCCTATTCCCTCCCCATGACGGCGCCGGACAGCACGCTGCTCACCACCGCCATGCCCCCCAGCATGAC
The sequence above is drawn from the Takifugu rubripes chromosome 6, fTakRub1.2, whole genome shotgun sequence genome and encodes:
- the tbx3a gene encoding T-box transcription factor TBX3a isoform X1, translated to MNFLMRDPVIQGSSMAYHPFIPHRGPELAMSAMLGHQPPFFPALALPHTGSLSLPGALGKPIMDQLMGAAETGLHFSSLGHQAAAAHLRPLKTLEPEEEVEDDPKVHLEAKELWELFHKKGTEMVITKSGRRMFPPFKVRCTGLDKKAKYILLMDIVAADDCRYKFHNSRWMVAGKADPEMPKRMYIHPDSPATGEQWMSKVVNFHKLKLTNNISDKHGFVSSTNTILNSMHKYQPRFHIVRANDILKLPYSTFRTYVFPETDFIAVTAYQNDKITQLKIDHNPFAKGFRDTGNGRREKRKQLALQSMRSYEEQQKKENGASDDSSGEQAPFKCFGQASSPAVSTVGPPHLKDYCDSDEDSDDESKDGHLKDGPDSSKISTTTEDGKDHEASPAKAHSFPKSDAASRNRDSGPRTEKSQADSRQSPITVISSTTRSGEDLKSPSLDQPKSDECRPISKDSFMPLTVQTDSPHIGHGHLHNFGFPTGLTGQQFFNHLGSAHPFLLHPSQFNVGGAFSNMAAGMGPLLAAVSTGGVSTMDTASMTSPPQSLTGAPGLPFHLQQHVLASQGIAMSPFGGLFPYPYTYMAAAAAASSAASSSVHRHPFLNAVRPRLRYSPYSLPMTAPDSTLLTTAMPPSMTVGGTELKGDGLVPASPVSAVTLDSTSEVTSHSSTISSGSVSMSPKTLTEKDAANELQSIQRLVSGLESNQDRSRSGSP
- the tbx3a gene encoding T-box transcription factor TBX3a isoform X2 — encoded protein: MNFLMRDPVIQGSSMAYHPFIPHRGPELAMSAMLGHQPPFFPALALPHTGSLSLPGALGKPIMDQLMGAAETGLHFSSLGHQAAAAHLRPLKTLEPEEEVEDDPKVHLEAKELWELFHKKGTEMVITKSGRRMFPPFKVRCTGLDKKAKYILLMDIVAADDCRYKFHNSRWMVAGKADPEMPKRMYIHPDSPATGEQWMSKVVNFHKLKLTNNISDKHGFTILNSMHKYQPRFHIVRANDILKLPYSTFRTYVFPETDFIAVTAYQNDKITQLKIDHNPFAKGFRDTGNGRREKRKQLALQSMRSYEEQQKKENGASDDSSGEQAPFKCFGQASSPAVSTVGPPHLKDYCDSDEDSDDESKDGHLKDGPDSSKISTTTEDGKDHEASPAKAHSFPKSDAASRNRDSGPRTEKSQADSRQSPITVISSTTRSGEDLKSPSLDQPKSDECRPISKDSFMPLTVQTDSPHIGHGHLHNFGFPTGLTGQQFFNHLGSAHPFLLHPSQFNVGGAFSNMAAGMGPLLAAVSTGGVSTMDTASMTSPPQSLTGAPGLPFHLQQHVLASQGIAMSPFGGLFPYPYTYMAAAAAASSAASSSVHRHPFLNAVRPRLRYSPYSLPMTAPDSTLLTTAMPPSMTVGGTELKGDGLVPASPVSAVTLDSTSEVTSHSSTISSGSVSMSPKTLTEKDAANELQSIQRLVSGLESNQDRSRSGSP